The genomic interval CCGGTCGCGGCCCCGAATAGACGAGTCATATACTGCACTGTGCTGAAGCCTGCTGCATCCGCGACTTGTTTGATGGGAAGTTCCGATTCGCGTAGCAATGTCTTCGCCCGTTCCACTTGCACGCGCTGAATCTCTTGATGAACCGTCCGCCGGAGGATCTGACGCAGCTTGGCTTCCAATTTTGAACGTGATGTTCCAACGTGGGCAAACACATCCGTGACACGGATTCCCCGACAGGCGTGTTCGCGTATGAACTGAATCGCCCGTGAGACCTCGATATCGTCGACCGCCATCACGTCGGTTGATGCACGGCAAACGACACCGCGAGGGCGAATCTGATCCAGAACCTTGGGGGCAGCTCGACCGGCCATCAGGCGATCAAGCAATGCCGCCGCTTCGTATCCGATGCGTTCGCAATCGAGCTCGACACTGGTCAAAGAGGGGATCGAGAGGTTGCAAAGACATTCGTCGTTGTCGACTCCGATCACGGCAACCTGGTCGGGAACAATGAGATTCAATTGCCGACACGCTTCGAGAACTTGCAAGCCATGGTCATCGTTGCCGGCCATGATTCCGACAGGTTTGGGCAACCGCTTGATC from Schlesneria paludicola DSM 18645 carries:
- a CDS encoding AraC family transcriptional regulator — its product is MASLRRVALLVETSRAYGRGLLRGIAQYHAEQKTWLTYFQPHGLGDPPPPWLKQWNGHGVIARIDNRQLAASLAALQIPVVNLRSTMANLAFPFIGTNNQAVAELAANHLLEKGLRHFAFFELRRKSYPGFELRLNWFRHVVGLAGSKCDVFEPGPTPATSRGRHQYQRQLHNWIKRLPKPVGIMAGNDDHGLQVLEACRQLNLIVPDQVAVIGVDNDECLCNLSIPSLTSVELDCERIGYEAAALLDRLMAGRAAPKVLDQIRPRGVVCRASTDVMAVDDIEVSRAIQFIREHACRGIRVTDVFAHVGTSRSKLEAKLRQILRRTVHQEIQRVQVERAKTLLRESELPIKQVADAAGFSTVQYMTRLFGAATGETPALFRRRHRLGKA